A genomic region of Candidatus Marimicrobium litorale contains the following coding sequences:
- the pnp gene encoding polyribonucleotide nucleotidyltransferase, translating to MNPVTKTFQYGGQTVSLETGRIARQASGAVLVTVENTSVLCTVVAEKTQRPGRDFFPLAVHYTEKTYSVGKIPGGFFKREGRPSEKETLTSRLIDRPIRPLFPNGFMNEVQVICTVMSADKHIDPDIPAMIGTSAALAVSGCPFKGPIGGARVGFNDAKGYILNPTYDELADSKLDMIVAGTKDAVLMVESQAEELSEDQMLGAVLFAHQEMQAVIQAIQELVEEAGKPRWEWEAEPVNEALLASVEEQVKADLGEAYRITEKAARYERVGEIRDAAMKALVSEGGPTADDVKDIFKKIEKGLVRKRILSGEARIDGRDNRTVRQIACEVDVLAKVHGSALFTRGETQAIGAVTLGSTRDAQIIDALEGSRRDPFMLHYNFPPYSVGEAGRVGFTGRREVGHGRLARRGLAAVLPNQEEFPYTIRVVSEITESNGSSSMASVCVGSLGLMAAGVPLKAPVAGIAMGLVKEGNQFAVLTDILGDEDHLGDMDFKVAGTAEGVTALQMDIKIEGINEQIMEVALEQAKVARLHILGQMNEVLPQARQVTSENAPSMMTLKVDSDKIRDIIGKGGATIRSITEQSGATVDVEDDGTVRIFGPDQASRDAAVAMVEEITAEAEVGAVYTGTVARIVDFGAFVNILPGKDGLVHISQIANERVENVTDHLSEGEEVRVKVLDVDQRGRIKLSIKELLEDEAPSGNAAEAAE from the coding sequence GTGAATCCAGTAACCAAAACATTCCAGTACGGCGGACAGACCGTCAGTCTGGAGACCGGGCGTATTGCCCGTCAGGCGAGCGGTGCCGTTCTTGTAACAGTCGAGAACACGTCTGTGCTGTGTACCGTAGTCGCAGAAAAAACGCAGCGTCCGGGTCGGGACTTCTTCCCTCTGGCCGTCCACTACACTGAAAAAACCTATTCCGTGGGCAAGATACCCGGCGGTTTCTTCAAGCGGGAAGGTCGTCCCAGTGAGAAAGAAACCCTGACCTCTCGTCTGATCGATAGACCCATTCGCCCGCTGTTTCCGAATGGTTTCATGAACGAAGTGCAGGTGATCTGTACTGTGATGTCCGCGGATAAGCACATCGATCCCGATATTCCCGCCATGATAGGAACCTCTGCAGCGCTGGCTGTCTCTGGTTGCCCTTTCAAGGGGCCGATTGGCGGTGCCCGCGTCGGTTTTAACGACGCCAAGGGGTATATTCTCAACCCGACTTACGATGAGCTTGCCGATAGCAAGCTGGACATGATCGTTGCGGGTACCAAGGACGCTGTGTTGATGGTGGAGTCTCAGGCCGAGGAGCTTTCCGAAGATCAGATGCTCGGTGCGGTACTGTTTGCCCATCAGGAGATGCAGGCCGTTATTCAGGCGATTCAAGAACTGGTAGAAGAAGCGGGTAAGCCGCGCTGGGAATGGGAAGCTGAGCCAGTCAACGAAGCGCTGCTGGCCTCGGTCGAAGAGCAGGTGAAGGCCGATCTCGGTGAGGCGTACCGCATTACTGAGAAGGCAGCCCGCTATGAGCGAGTGGGAGAGATCCGCGATGCGGCGATGAAGGCCCTGGTCAGTGAAGGCGGCCCTACCGCAGACGACGTTAAGGATATCTTCAAGAAAATCGAGAAAGGGCTCGTGCGCAAGCGTATTCTGTCTGGTGAAGCGCGTATCGATGGGCGCGATAACCGCACCGTGCGGCAGATTGCCTGTGAAGTGGATGTGCTGGCTAAAGTACATGGCAGCGCACTCTTTACACGGGGTGAAACTCAGGCTATCGGTGCGGTAACGCTCGGTTCAACCCGAGACGCCCAGATCATCGATGCACTGGAAGGATCGCGTCGCGACCCGTTTATGTTGCACTATAATTTCCCTCCTTATTCAGTGGGTGAGGCTGGCCGCGTAGGCTTCACCGGTCGCCGTGAGGTTGGACACGGTCGCCTCGCCCGTCGTGGTCTTGCAGCTGTTTTGCCTAATCAGGAAGAGTTCCCTTACACCATTCGCGTGGTTTCTGAGATTACCGAATCCAATGGATCGAGTTCTATGGCCTCCGTATGTGTCGGCTCTCTTGGCCTCATGGCAGCAGGCGTGCCTCTGAAAGCGCCGGTTGCAGGGATTGCAATGGGTCTGGTCAAGGAAGGCAACCAGTTTGCAGTCCTGACTGACATCCTGGGCGATGAGGATCACCTCGGTGACATGGATTTCAAAGTGGCCGGTACGGCCGAGGGTGTTACCGCGCTGCAGATGGACATCAAGATTGAAGGGATCAACGAGCAGATCATGGAAGTGGCACTGGAGCAGGCCAAGGTTGCGCGTCTGCATATTCTCGGGCAGATGAATGAGGTGCTGCCGCAAGCGCGCCAAGTCACCTCTGAGAATGCGCCAAGCATGATGACCCTGAAGGTCGATTCCGACAAAATCCGTGACATCATCGGCAAGGGCGGTGCCACTATTCGCTCTATTACCGAACAGTCCGGTGCGACAGTTGACGTCGAAGATGACGGCACGGTGCGTATTTTTGGCCCGGATCAGGCATCGCGTGATGCCGCTGTCGCCATGGTCGAGGAAATCACTGCGGAGGCTGAAGTGGGTGCGGTGTATACCGGTACGGTGGCACGCATCGTCGACTTCGGTGCTTTTGTCAATATTTTGCCTGGTAAGGACGGACTGGTGCACATCTCCCAGATCGCCAATGAGCGGGTAGAAAATGTGACAGACCATCTGAGTGAAGGCGAGGAGGTGCGTGTGAAAGTGCTGGACGTAGACCAGCGTGGTCGTATCAAGCTGTCTATCAAAGAGCTGCTTGAGGACGAGGCGCCTTCCGGTAATGCGGCGGAAGCAGCCGAGTAA
- the acs gene encoding acetate--CoA ligase, with translation MSESTTRPVPDNFRDAHINADSYQALYQRSLADPDSFWAEMATEFLTWDKPWDSVRNYDFVAGVAEWFSGGKLNVSYNCIDRHLPQRASQTALIWEGDDPGDDQRITYAELKDHVCRLANVLKSRGVRKGDRVCLYMPMIPEAAYAMLACARIGAVHSVVFGGFSPEALKDRILDSDCQTLITADEGVRGGKNIPLKANADKALSACPNVHTCLVVKRTGGNTAWHDGRDVWYHDLVPGADAECAAESMGSEDPLFILYTSGSTGKPKGVLHTTGGYLLQAAMTFKYTFDYRDGDIYWCTADVGWVTGHTYILYGPLANGAISVMFEGVPTYPDAARCWEVIDKHKVNIFYTAPTAIRALQALGDEPVTRCSRASLKLLGTVGEPINPEAWEWYYNVVGEQRCPIVDTWWQTETGGHMITPLPGATDLKPGSASRPFFGVELALLNEQGEQIEGAGAGYLVIKSSWPGQIRSVYGDHQRMIDTYFSQYPGYYFTGDGARRDEDGYYWITGRVDDVLNVSGHRMGTAEVESALVLHDEIAEAAVVGFPHDIKGQGIYAYVTPMQGTEPSDTLRDELIALCVQAIGPIAKPDIIQWAPGLPKTRSGKIMRRILRKIAENELDSLGDTSTLADPSVVESLVANRPS, from the coding sequence TTTTGGGCAGAGATGGCGACCGAGTTCCTTACCTGGGACAAGCCATGGGACAGCGTGCGCAATTACGATTTTGTTGCGGGCGTCGCTGAATGGTTCAGCGGAGGCAAACTGAACGTCAGCTATAACTGTATCGACAGGCACCTGCCGCAGCGCGCCAGCCAGACAGCCTTAATCTGGGAGGGAGACGACCCTGGCGATGACCAACGTATTACTTACGCCGAATTGAAAGACCATGTTTGCCGACTCGCCAATGTTTTGAAATCACGAGGGGTGCGCAAGGGCGATCGAGTCTGTCTCTATATGCCCATGATTCCCGAGGCTGCCTATGCCATGCTGGCCTGCGCCCGCATCGGCGCGGTTCACTCTGTGGTATTCGGAGGCTTTTCGCCCGAGGCATTGAAAGACCGCATCCTTGACTCCGATTGCCAGACCCTGATCACCGCCGACGAGGGCGTGCGCGGCGGAAAAAATATTCCTCTGAAAGCGAATGCGGACAAAGCACTTTCGGCGTGCCCCAATGTACACACATGCCTGGTGGTAAAACGCACGGGCGGCAACACCGCCTGGCACGACGGGCGCGACGTCTGGTATCACGATCTTGTACCCGGCGCAGACGCGGAATGCGCAGCCGAGTCCATGGGGTCGGAAGACCCACTATTCATTCTCTATACCTCCGGCTCCACCGGCAAGCCCAAGGGTGTCCTTCACACCACGGGTGGTTACCTGCTACAGGCCGCCATGACCTTTAAGTACACCTTTGACTACCGCGATGGCGATATCTACTGGTGCACCGCGGACGTAGGATGGGTTACAGGCCACACCTATATTCTTTATGGCCCGCTGGCCAACGGCGCCATTTCCGTGATGTTTGAAGGCGTCCCCACGTATCCGGATGCGGCGCGCTGCTGGGAGGTGATAGACAAGCACAAGGTGAATATCTTTTATACCGCGCCCACTGCGATACGTGCCCTGCAGGCCCTCGGTGACGAGCCTGTCACGCGCTGCTCCAGAGCCTCGCTGAAATTGCTGGGCACGGTGGGTGAACCAATCAATCCAGAGGCCTGGGAGTGGTACTACAACGTGGTGGGCGAGCAGCGCTGTCCGATTGTGGACACCTGGTGGCAAACCGAGACGGGAGGCCATATGATCACCCCCCTACCCGGCGCGACCGACTTGAAACCCGGCTCTGCCTCGCGCCCGTTTTTCGGCGTGGAGCTCGCCCTGCTCAATGAACAGGGCGAGCAGATTGAGGGCGCTGGCGCTGGCTACCTGGTCATAAAATCATCCTGGCCCGGACAGATTCGCTCCGTCTACGGTGATCATCAGCGCATGATAGACACTTATTTCAGCCAATATCCTGGCTACTATTTTACCGGAGACGGCGCGAGGCGCGACGAGGACGGCTATTACTGGATCACGGGGCGGGTAGACGACGTACTCAACGTGTCCGGACACCGCATGGGCACGGCGGAGGTCGAGAGCGCGCTGGTGCTGCACGACGAAATCGCGGAGGCCGCCGTTGTCGGCTTCCCCCACGACATCAAGGGACAGGGCATCTACGCCTATGTGACACCGATGCAGGGTACAGAGCCCAGCGATACCCTGCGAGACGAGCTTATCGCCCTGTGTGTGCAGGCAATCGGCCCCATTGCCAAACCCGATATTATTCAGTGGGCGCCCGGGCTGCCGAAAACGCGCTCCGGTAAAATCATGCGCAGAATACTGCGCAAGATCGCCGAGAACGAGCTGGACAGCCTGGGCGATACCAGCACATTGGCAGACCCTTCAGTGGTGGAAAGCCTGGTGGCCAATAGACCATCCTGA
- the truB gene encoding tRNA pseudouridine(55) synthase TruB: protein MARRRRGRPVDGILVLDKPQGLSSNQALQKAKHLYFAAKAGHTGSLDPLATGVLPLCFGEATKFSQYLLDADKAYQSTFVLGVATASGDADSEVLQERSVEGITEAGVAQALRAFEGEIEQVPSMYSAIKQNGQPLYKLARQGIEVEREARRVVISALRIDAFRGGERPEVDIYLECSKGTYVRSLAEDLGKALGCGAHVSALRRTKAGPFGLEHSHSLGTLEALKAREQLGEMDGLLSPPDAALGELPLVQLSESGGFYMRQGQPVMVPNAPRDGIVRVALETGEFLGVGEILDDGRVAPRRLVVGH from the coding sequence GTGGCAAGGCGACGGCGTGGCCGGCCGGTGGATGGCATCCTGGTGCTGGACAAGCCTCAGGGTCTGAGTTCTAACCAGGCCCTGCAAAAGGCCAAGCATTTGTACTTTGCTGCCAAGGCAGGTCATACGGGTAGCCTTGATCCCCTGGCGACCGGCGTGTTGCCCCTCTGTTTTGGCGAGGCGACCAAGTTTTCCCAGTATTTGCTGGACGCAGACAAAGCCTACCAAAGCACCTTCGTGTTGGGTGTTGCCACCGCTAGCGGAGATGCAGACAGCGAGGTTCTGCAAGAGCGCAGTGTTGAGGGCATTACAGAGGCCGGCGTGGCACAGGCCCTGAGGGCCTTCGAAGGTGAGATAGAGCAGGTGCCCTCCATGTATTCTGCCATCAAGCAAAATGGCCAGCCGCTGTACAAGCTGGCTCGGCAGGGCATAGAGGTCGAGCGTGAGGCCCGTCGCGTAGTGATTAGCGCGCTGCGTATCGACGCCTTCCGAGGCGGCGAAAGGCCCGAAGTGGATATTTATCTGGAATGCAGTAAGGGCACTTACGTGCGCTCGCTGGCAGAGGATCTGGGCAAAGCTCTGGGATGTGGCGCGCATGTGAGCGCGCTGCGCCGCACCAAAGCGGGTCCTTTTGGTCTCGAACACAGCCACTCGCTGGGTACCCTGGAGGCCTTGAAAGCGCGGGAGCAGCTCGGTGAGATGGATGGGCTATTGTCCCCGCCAGATGCGGCTCTGGGTGAGCTACCGCTTGTGCAGTTGAGCGAATCCGGGGGATTTTATATGCGTCAGGGACAACCGGTAATGGTGCCAAATGCGCCGCGAGATGGTATTGTGCGCGTCGCGTTGGAGACCGGGGAGTTCCTCGGTGTAGGAGAAATATTGGATGATGGGCGCGTGGCGCCGCGTCGTCTGGTAGTGGGCCACTAG
- the rbfA gene encoding 30S ribosome-binding factor RbfA, translated as MAKEYARTERVADHLQRELASLIQREMRDPRVGMVSVTGVDVSRDLRHARVYYTVLGSDTSDDAAEATEALNRAAGFLRSQLSRDSSMRSVPQLRFYFDSSVGRGRDLEDLIQRAASADGRHEAED; from the coding sequence ATGGCTAAGGAATACGCCCGAACCGAACGGGTGGCGGACCACCTGCAACGCGAACTTGCCTCCCTTATTCAGCGTGAGATGCGCGATCCGAGGGTCGGCATGGTCAGTGTTACGGGGGTAGATGTGAGTCGCGACCTCCGCCACGCGCGGGTCTACTATACGGTTCTGGGCAGTGATACCAGCGATGACGCTGCAGAGGCGACCGAGGCTCTGAATCGGGCCGCGGGATTCCTTCGCAGCCAGCTGTCCCGGGACAGCAGTATGCGCAGTGTGCCGCAGCTGCGGTTTTACTTTGACTCCAGTGTTGGTCGTGGCAGGGACTTGGAAGATTTGATCCAGCGCGCGGCTAGTGCGGATGGTCGTCATGAGGCGGAGGACTGA
- the rpsO gene encoding 30S ribosomal protein S15, giving the protein MALNVEKKAEIVKEYQVGEGDTGSPEVQVALLTANIEQLQAHFQTHLKDHHSRRGLIRMVNQRRKLLDYLRRKDTTRYSELIKRLGLRR; this is encoded by the coding sequence ATGGCATTAAATGTAGAAAAGAAAGCAGAGATAGTAAAAGAGTATCAGGTAGGTGAGGGAGACACCGGGTCTCCGGAAGTTCAGGTCGCACTGCTGACAGCGAATATCGAACAGCTGCAAGCGCATTTTCAAACCCACCTGAAAGACCATCATTCGCGCCGCGGCTTGATCCGTATGGTAAACCAGCGCCGAAAATTGCTGGATTATCTGCGCCGCAAAGATACAACACGCTACAGCGAACTCATCAAGCGCCTTGGCCTGCGTAGATAA